A window of Campylobacter cuniculorum DSM 23162 = LMG 24588 contains these coding sequences:
- a CDS encoding AAA family ATPase, which produces MKYQEELKIYLVGAKNLSLVNHHEFITCEHLLFALLKSSGDFKAIFKEFGDGDFELLENELRDYLSQKNESLTKRIEPVNSIVLDEILNTIKKENPNKSIKTIDFLDKILQDGRSYSNYLLQKHELNFQKLKEIKDLNNLEHLNLYTSELTLLASEGKIDPLVGRNFELERMMQILARRKKNNPVLIGEAGVGKTAIVEGLALAIFEKRVPKQLLNAKIYSLDITGLLSGTKYRGDFEKRIKEVLSELSLIPNAILFIDEIHTIVGAGAAGESHTDFSNLLKPALSKGTLKCIGATTFLEYKNTFDKNKALSRRFAKINVDEPSKEECLLILKGLKSKYENFHHIKLSDEILEASVEWGKKFFNDKFLPDSAIDLIDELGASFALRQKAKKTATLKDLELTLAKMTHSHQIFEFDQNKALMSLNAKLKSRIFGQDEVINSLCATLKQSYAGFKNQNSPRGIFLFTGSSGVGKTELCKNLAKFLGLNLERFDMSEYAEKHALSKLIGSPAGYIGYEDGGLLSNAIRKNPFSVVLFDEIEKAHPDLSNTFLQIFDNAMLTDNSGLKVDFKNTIIVMTSNLGLKESNELGFLSKNEEKSNRAIKEFFAPEFINRLDKILHFNDLNDNILIKIVQKELDEISKNLKNVSLIADEKVKIHLAKKAYQKEFGVRLLKRIIAEEIGEKVSDEILFGKLKKGGTAKIKLGKNGQIEIVF; this is translated from the coding sequence ATGAAATATCAAGAAGAGCTTAAAATATATCTTGTCGGTGCTAAAAATTTAAGTCTTGTCAATCACCATGAATTTATAACCTGCGAACATTTGCTCTTTGCTTTACTCAAATCTAGCGGGGATTTTAAGGCAATTTTTAAGGAATTTGGCGATGGGGATTTTGAACTTTTGGAAAATGAGTTAAGGGATTATCTTTCTCAAAAAAATGAAAGTTTAACGAAAAGAATTGAACCTGTTAATTCTATAGTTTTAGATGAAATTCTCAATACAATCAAAAAAGAAAATCCTAATAAAAGCATAAAAACCATCGATTTTTTAGATAAAATCTTGCAAGATGGAAGAAGTTATTCAAATTATTTACTTCAAAAACATGAACTTAATTTTCAAAAACTCAAAGAAATAAAAGATTTAAACAATTTAGAACATTTAAATCTTTACACAAGTGAGCTCACTCTTTTAGCAAGTGAAGGTAAGATTGATCCTTTAGTTGGCAGAAATTTTGAACTTGAAAGAATGATGCAAATTTTAGCACGTCGTAAAAAAAACAATCCTGTTTTAATCGGAGAAGCAGGAGTTGGAAAAACGGCTATCGTTGAAGGTTTAGCTTTGGCTATCTTTGAAAAAAGAGTCCCAAAACAATTGCTTAATGCAAAAATTTATAGCCTTGACATCACGGGACTTCTTTCAGGTACAAAATATCGCGGGGATTTTGAAAAACGTATCAAAGAAGTGTTAAGCGAACTTTCTCTTATCCCAAATGCTATACTTTTTATCGATGAAATTCACACCATAGTAGGAGCAGGAGCAGCGGGTGAAAGCCATACGGATTTTTCAAATCTCTTAAAACCTGCTTTGAGTAAAGGAACATTAAAATGCATTGGTGCAACAACCTTTTTAGAATACAAAAATACCTTTGATAAAAACAAAGCTTTAAGTCGTCGTTTTGCTAAAATTAATGTTGATGAACCGAGTAAAGAAGAATGTTTGCTTATCTTAAAAGGCTTAAAAAGCAAATATGAAAATTTCCATCATATTAAACTCAGCGATGAAATTTTAGAAGCAAGTGTAGAATGGGGTAAAAAATTTTTCAATGACAAATTCCTGCCCGATTCTGCTATTGATTTAATTGACGAGCTCGGAGCTTCATTTGCTTTGCGTCAAAAGGCTAAAAAAACAGCGACTTTAAAGGATTTAGAACTGACCTTAGCCAAAATGACTCATTCTCATCAAATTTTTGAATTTGACCAAAATAAGGCTTTGATGAGTCTTAATGCAAAATTAAAAAGTAGAATTTTTGGACAAGATGAAGTGATTAATAGTCTTTGTGCAACCTTAAAACAAAGTTACGCAGGGTTTAAGAATCAAAATTCTCCTCGAGGAATTTTTCTTTTTACAGGTTCAAGTGGAGTTGGAAAAACAGAACTTTGTAAAAATTTAGCCAAATTCTTAGGTTTGAATTTGGAAAGATTTGATATGAGTGAGTATGCTGAAAAACACGCTCTTAGTAAGCTCATCGGCTCTCCTGCTGGTTATATTGGCTATGAAGATGGCGGACTTTTAAGTAATGCTATACGCAAAAATCCTTTCAGTGTGGTGCTTTTTGATGAGATAGAAAAGGCTCATCCGGACCTTAGTAATACTTTTTTACAAATCTTTGATAATGCTATGCTTACCGACAATAGTGGTTTAAAGGTTGATTTTAAGAACACTATCATTGTTATGACTTCAAATTTAGGACTTAAAGAAAGCAATGAACTTGGATTTTTAAGTAAAAATGAGGAAAAAAGCAATCGTGCCATTAAGGAATTTTTCGCCCCTGAATTCATCAATAGACTTGACAAAATTCTACATTTTAACGACCTTAATGACAATATTTTAATCAAAATTGTTCAAAAAGAACTTGATGAAATTTCAAAAAATTTAAAAAATGTCAGCTTAATTGCAGATGAAAAGGTTAAAATTCACTTAGCAAAAAAAGCTTATCAGAAGGAATTTGGAGTGCGTCTTTTAAAACGTATTATTGCCGAAGAAATTGGTGAAAAAGTCAGCGATGAAATTCTTTTTGGAAAACTCAAAAAAGGTGGAACTGCTAAAATCAAGCTTGGAAAAAATGGACAAATCGAAATTGTATTCTAA
- a CDS encoding ATP-dependent Clp protease adaptor ClpS: protein MPTKTKILEQNKLKEPKMFKVLLLNDEVTTMDFVIEVLISVFHHDFNNASKIMLEVHSKGSGVCGIYTQEIALSKQKKVNDMAKMANFPLQTRVEEE, encoded by the coding sequence ATGCCAACGAAAACAAAAATTTTAGAACAAAACAAACTTAAAGAACCAAAGATGTTTAAAGTCTTACTTTTAAATGATGAAGTTACAACTATGGATTTTGTTATCGAAGTTTTAATCAGTGTTTTTCATCATGATTTTAACAACGCCAGCAAAATTATGCTTGAAGTGCATTCTAAGGGAAGTGGAGTCTGTGGAATTTACACACAAGAAATCGCTCTTTCAAAACAAAAAAAGGTTAATGATATGGCAAAAATGGCGAATTTTCCATTACAAACCAGAGTGGAGGAAGAATGA
- a CDS encoding TlpA disulfide reductase family protein, with amino-acid sequence MKKFLKLSIIMLIGFFTIACNDEEVKNDLMFEKFKLGEKITLHSVNGGSKTLIRTDKGFMIEGEENKILMFDFFGTFCAPCKEEALDLSKLWRDNAQYFVIIGLSHFEDVSDEAVKKFADDYGAYYFLSNDKQNDRIIAQILEDIDYHNMEQLPFKVVLKEGQYQNLSDYWGGKEKVNFYLGKVPTMVIQKDLERIYKG; translated from the coding sequence ATGAAAAAATTTTTAAAATTAAGTATAATTATGCTTATAGGATTTTTTACCATAGCCTGTAATGATGAAGAGGTTAAAAATGACCTAATGTTTGAAAAATTCAAGCTTGGTGAAAAAATCACTTTACATAGTGTCAATGGTGGTTCTAAGACACTCATTCGCACAGATAAAGGTTTTATGATAGAGGGCGAAGAGAATAAAATTCTTATGTTTGATTTTTTTGGAACTTTTTGTGCTCCTTGCAAAGAAGAAGCTTTAGACCTTAGCAAACTTTGGAGAGATAATGCTCAATATTTTGTTATCATAGGTTTGAGTCATTTTGAAGATGTGAGCGATGAGGCTGTAAAGAAATTCGCTGATGATTATGGAGCGTATTATTTTCTAAGCAATGATAAGCAAAATGATAGAATCATTGCTCAAATTTTAGAGGATATAGACTATCATAATATGGAGCAATTGCCATTTAAGGTGGTTCTAAAAGAAGGACAATATCAAAATTTAAGTGATTATTGGGGTGGAAAAGAAAAGGTGAATTTTTATCTTGGAAAGGTGCCTACAATGGTTATACAAAAAGATTTAGAACGAATTTATAAGGGCTAA
- the smpB gene encoding SsrA-binding protein SmpB, with protein sequence MKKIIARNKKALFDYSIIETFEAGLVLKGSEVVALRQARANLKDSFVRIIKGELFLLNAHISYLSTTHSYYKHEERGARKLLMHRKQIDKLLGKVSIEGYTLVILDLYFNAKNKAKATLALAKGKNLHDKRQTLKRKQADLDAKMAMKNL encoded by the coding sequence ATGAAAAAAATTATCGCAAGAAATAAAAAAGCTTTGTTTGATTATAGTATTATTGAAACTTTTGAAGCGGGACTTGTTTTAAAAGGCAGTGAGGTTGTTGCTCTTAGACAAGCAAGAGCGAATTTAAAAGATTCTTTTGTCCGCATTATTAAAGGAGAGCTTTTTTTACTCAATGCACACATTTCATATCTTAGCACAACACATTCTTATTATAAACACGAAGAACGAGGTGCTAGAAAACTTCTAATGCATAGAAAACAAATCGACAAGCTTTTAGGAAAAGTGAGCATTGAAGGTTATACTTTGGTGATTTTAGATTTGTATTTTAATGCTAAAAATAAAGCAAAGGCGACTTTGGCTCTAGCTAAGGGTAAAAATTTGCATGATAAACGTCAAACCTTGAAAAGAAAGCAAGCTGATTTAGATGCTAAGATGGCAATGAAAAATTTATAA